Proteins encoded by one window of Cloeon dipterum chromosome 2, ieCloDipt1.1, whole genome shotgun sequence:
- the LOC135935532 gene encoding rhomboid-related protein 4-like isoform X1 yields MQRQRRNRGLEYGVILLIMELFNIGITNIPPVTFISIVGQLALYAGFLDVPWDKWDVCLNARDIIRNKEYRRLFLSAVEHGDDMHLYYNMLSFIIKGRSLERRMGSKNFLLTLAVLTVLTSCYYVGLGWALTHLTNDVYYSKVCAVGFSGVIFALKVMTSEQQDTSMRYAVWSELILIYLLVPGSSFMGHLAGILAGLTFSRTRIGKFLKKIIEGVTGDRYDGNNYYQSQQQQQNHEFNAQANFFNNPFGGFGYRRAPPAYGYRNPQNVPYGWNF; encoded by the exons ATGCAGAGACAAAGAAGAAACCGCGGTCTCGAATATGGAGTTATTCTTTTGATAATGGAACTTTTTAACATCGGGATCACCAACATTCCTCCTGTCACATTCATATCCATAGTTGGGCAG ctcgcCCTGTATGCAGGTTTCTTGGACGTGCCATGGGACAAATGGGACGTGTGCTTGAACGCTCGTGACATCATTCGGAATAAGGAATATCGCCGTTTGTTCTTATCGGCCGTGGAGCATGGAGATGACATGCATCTCTACTACAACATGCTGTCCTTCATCATCAAAG GTCGCTCCCTTGAGAGGCGCATGGGCTCCAAGAATTTCCTTCTCACCCTAGCTGTGCTAACAGTGCTGACCAGTTGCTACTATGTTGGACTGGGTTGGGCCCTGACGCACTTAACAAATGACGTGTACTATTCCAAGGTGTGCGCAGTGGGTTTCTCAG GAGTTATTTTCGCACTGAAAGTGATGACTTCAGAACAGCAGGACACAAGCATGAGATACGCTGTCTGGTCAGAGCTGATCCTGATCTACCTGCTGGTTCCAGGCTCCTCCTTCATGGGCCACCTGGCTGGCATTTTAGCAGGTTTAACTTTTTCCAGAACTAGGATAGGAAAGTTCCTCAAGAAGATTATAGAAGGAGTCACAG gTGATAGATATGATGGTAACAACTATTACCAGAGtcaacagcaacagcagaaCCATGAATTCAATGCACAAGCAAACTTTTTCAACAATCCGTTTGGGGGCTTTGGCTACAGAAGAGCACCGCCAGCTTATGGATACAGAAATCCTCAAAATGTACCTTAtggatggaatttttaa
- the LOC135935532 gene encoding rhomboid-related protein 4-like isoform X2 encodes MQRQRRNRGLEYGVILLIMELFNIGITNIPPVTFISIVGQLALYAGFLDVPWDKWDVCLNARDIIRNKEYRRLFLSAVEHGDDMHLYYNMLSFIIKGRSLERRMGSKNFLLTLAVLTVLTSCYYVGLGWALTHLTNDVYYSKVCAVGFSGVIFALKVMTSEQQDTSMRYAVWSELILIYLLVPGSSFMGHLAGILAGDRYDGNNYYQSQQQQQNHEFNAQANFFNNPFGGFGYRRAPPAYGYRNPQNVPYGWNF; translated from the exons ATGCAGAGACAAAGAAGAAACCGCGGTCTCGAATATGGAGTTATTCTTTTGATAATGGAACTTTTTAACATCGGGATCACCAACATTCCTCCTGTCACATTCATATCCATAGTTGGGCAG ctcgcCCTGTATGCAGGTTTCTTGGACGTGCCATGGGACAAATGGGACGTGTGCTTGAACGCTCGTGACATCATTCGGAATAAGGAATATCGCCGTTTGTTCTTATCGGCCGTGGAGCATGGAGATGACATGCATCTCTACTACAACATGCTGTCCTTCATCATCAAAG GTCGCTCCCTTGAGAGGCGCATGGGCTCCAAGAATTTCCTTCTCACCCTAGCTGTGCTAACAGTGCTGACCAGTTGCTACTATGTTGGACTGGGTTGGGCCCTGACGCACTTAACAAATGACGTGTACTATTCCAAGGTGTGCGCAGTGGGTTTCTCAG GAGTTATTTTCGCACTGAAAGTGATGACTTCAGAACAGCAGGACACAAGCATGAGATACGCTGTCTGGTCAGAGCTGATCCTGATCTACCTGCTGGTTCCAGGCTCCTCCTTCATGGGCCACCTGGCTGGCATTTTAGCAG gTGATAGATATGATGGTAACAACTATTACCAGAGtcaacagcaacagcagaaCCATGAATTCAATGCACAAGCAAACTTTTTCAACAATCCGTTTGGGGGCTTTGGCTACAGAAGAGCACCGCCAGCTTATGGATACAGAAATCCTCAAAATGTACCTTAtggatggaatttttaa